Proteins from a single region of Abyssalbus ytuae:
- a CDS encoding TonB-dependent receptor — MKRILIFAVVLMTAFSYGQEPTTGSIIGKITDKELNNEPLPFANVMVANTSKGTTTDMDGLFEISNLEPGSYTVVISFIGYETLQVPNVVVVAGKVTEVNTGLGASSVSLDEVVITTTVSRESETALLLEQKKAVEIKTAIGAQELSRKGVGDAATAVTKTTGISKEEGSGGGVFVRGLGDRYNVTTFNGLPLPSNNPSRKNIELDLFSTDIIEAIGIDKTFNVRNYGDFAGANIDITSKNYRGSGFFEIEIGFGGNTASLSEKDFYLPEGANLTGFHNEYYPDYVLWEYNFDTWDREKTILPIENSFSLKGGDSYTFDDNSRLSFFAVGSFENDFIFKEGVSRGSVQANGVPRKDFDYTAYQYNTNTTLMGNLGYKTLNHFIQYNTLYINSTTQKQEEFFGVVDVFDYAPEGGAFVQRGTFDRTSLFVNQLLGDHTLYENFDVNWGASYNFVENLIPNRRQNIVTPDDWDEPEGAKSFQRTLNASDNHRFYQDLEEIEIAANMSGTYKFKKNEDEDFDGKVTLGYSGRIKEVDFQSTQFNFRITKRDPINNSVIDQPLIEDIYNMDGYFNQSNFDAGLFTIATFRGGSSIANALDPQTFSGNQDIHAGFLSVEYAFSPKLVVIAGVRGESIKQTIEWSTSLDPEGNSSSFDQFEVLPMLSMRYAINDKQNLKFAASKTYTLPQFKERALFQFEEVTQVYFGNPSLYPSTDYNVDVKWEMFPESDELISVGAFGKYIKDPINESTVNSATNDISYVNSGDWAYVLGGEIEIRKNLIDIENNKLLKDKLSIGFNVSYMYSNQELNPDKILEETANSPVQLSVDFTNDEDKLSGASDLLLNADVTYLKEFSKDKNIQSTLAFNYFSDRIFALGTETRGNIVEKGIPSLDLIIKSQLSEKMELGFSAKNLFNPSIERFQDNQDVIVSSYKKGLGFNLSLTYKL, encoded by the coding sequence ATGAAGAGAATATTGATTTTTGCAGTAGTATTAATGACTGCTTTTTCTTATGGCCAGGAGCCAACTACCGGTTCGATAATTGGTAAAATTACTGATAAAGAGCTAAATAATGAGCCGCTTCCTTTTGCCAATGTAATGGTGGCAAATACTTCAAAAGGTACTACTACCGATATGGACGGGTTGTTTGAAATATCAAATTTAGAGCCGGGATCTTATACAGTAGTAATAAGTTTTATAGGTTATGAAACTTTGCAAGTGCCCAATGTGGTGGTTGTGGCGGGAAAAGTAACTGAAGTTAATACCGGTTTGGGAGCCAGCAGTGTTAGTTTGGATGAGGTGGTTATTACCACTACTGTGTCAAGAGAATCTGAAACAGCTTTATTGCTGGAACAAAAGAAAGCAGTTGAAATAAAAACCGCTATTGGGGCTCAGGAACTTTCAAGAAAAGGAGTGGGAGATGCCGCTACCGCTGTTACCAAAACAACAGGTATTTCTAAAGAAGAAGGATCTGGGGGAGGAGTTTTTGTGAGAGGCCTTGGGGATAGATATAATGTTACGACTTTTAATGGGTTGCCTTTACCTTCTAATAATCCTTCAAGAAAGAATATTGAATTGGACTTATTCTCCACAGATATTATTGAAGCAATAGGTATTGATAAAACTTTTAATGTAAGAAATTATGGTGATTTTGCAGGTGCGAATATTGATATAACTTCTAAAAATTACAGAGGTTCAGGATTCTTTGAAATAGAAATTGGTTTTGGAGGTAATACTGCTTCATTATCAGAAAAAGATTTTTATTTACCGGAAGGAGCTAACTTAACAGGTTTTCATAATGAATACTATCCCGATTATGTGCTTTGGGAGTATAATTTTGATACTTGGGATAGAGAAAAAACCATTTTGCCCATAGAAAATAGCTTTTCTTTAAAAGGAGGAGATTCTTATACTTTTGATGATAATAGTAGATTAAGTTTTTTTGCAGTAGGTTCTTTTGAAAATGATTTTATTTTTAAAGAAGGTGTTTCAAGGGGAAGTGTACAAGCAAATGGAGTGCCCCGGAAAGATTTTGATTATACAGCCTATCAATATAATACCAATACCACATTGATGGGAAATTTAGGTTATAAAACATTAAATCATTTTATTCAATATAATACTTTATATATAAATTCAACCACTCAAAAACAGGAAGAGTTTTTTGGAGTGGTCGATGTATTTGACTATGCTCCCGAAGGAGGTGCATTTGTTCAAAGGGGAACTTTTGACAGAACTTCACTATTTGTAAACCAATTATTGGGAGATCATACCTTGTACGAGAATTTTGATGTCAACTGGGGAGCCTCATATAATTTTGTTGAAAATCTTATTCCTAATCGAAGACAGAACATTGTAACCCCTGACGACTGGGATGAACCAGAAGGGGCAAAATCTTTCCAGAGAACTTTAAATGCATCCGATAATCACAGATTTTATCAAGACCTGGAAGAAATTGAAATAGCTGCGAATATGTCAGGAACTTATAAATTCAAAAAAAATGAAGATGAAGATTTTGATGGTAAAGTTACTCTGGGATATAGTGGTAGGATTAAGGAAGTAGATTTTCAATCAACCCAGTTTAATTTCCGAATTACCAAAAGAGATCCCATTAATAATTCTGTAATTGATCAGCCACTAATAGAAGATATATATAATATGGATGGCTATTTTAATCAATCTAATTTTGATGCTGGGCTATTTACTATTGCTACTTTTAGAGGAGGTTCCTCAATTGCAAATGCTTTAGATCCTCAAACATTTTCTGGTAACCAAGATATACATGCCGGGTTCTTATCAGTAGAATATGCCTTTTCACCAAAATTAGTAGTCATAGCTGGAGTTAGGGGAGAATCAATTAAACAGACTATTGAATGGAGTACTTCTCTTGATCCCGAAGGAAATTCAAGTAGTTTTGACCAGTTTGAAGTGCTTCCTATGCTTTCAATGAGATATGCAATTAACGATAAGCAAAATTTGAAATTTGCGGCTAGCAAGACTTATACATTGCCTCAATTTAAAGAAAGAGCATTGTTTCAGTTTGAAGAAGTAACACAAGTATATTTTGGTAATCCGTCATTGTATCCTTCAACTGATTATAATGTAGATGTAAAATGGGAAATGTTTCCTGAATCTGATGAGCTAATTTCGGTAGGCGCTTTTGGGAAATATATTAAAGACCCCATAAATGAATCGACAGTAAACTCGGCAACTAACGACATATCATATGTTAACTCCGGTGATTGGGCTTATGTTCTTGGTGGTGAGATTGAAATCAGAAAGAATCTTATTGATATAGAAAACAATAAATTGTTAAAAGACAAACTTTCAATAGGATTCAATGTTTCATATATGTATTCAAATCAAGAGCTTAATCCTGATAAAATTTTAGAGGAAACTGCTAATAGTCCTGTGCAGTTAAGTGTTGATTTTACAAATGATGAGGATAAATTATCAGGAGCTTCTGATTTATTGTTAAATGCTGATGTAACTTATTTGAAAGAATTTTCAAAAGATAAAAATATACAAAGCACCTTGGCTTTCAATTATTTTTCCGATAGAATATTTGCTTTAGGAACCGAAACCAGGGGTAATATTGTTGAAAAGGGTATTCCAAGTTTGGATTTAATCATAAAGTCACAATTATCTGAAAAAATGGAATTAGGCTTTTCTGCTAAAAATTTATTTAACCCCAGTATAGAAAGATTTCAGGATAATCAGGATGTGATAGTTTCATCATATAAAAAAGGTTTAGGATTTAACCTGTCGTTAACATATAAGTTGTAG
- a CDS encoding LuxE/PaaK family acyltransferase yields MLQDNLLNTFAIQYYVMDSKAIFSIQDPIDFEEVALQVFELQYNNNPVYQLFCTYLKKSPENVATLNDIPFLPIEFFKSKKILSSSKKVEKVFTSSGTTGMATSKHYVAEMLVYEESYLKCFESFYGPAEEYIILALLPSYLEREGSSLIYMVNDLIKKSGYPESGFYLHNHSELAEKLVALDRGDRKVLLIGVSFALLDLVEKYKFGLNNTIIMETGGMKGRRKELIREELHAVLCEGFGINKIHSEYGMTELLSQAYSYGDGFFKCPPWMKVLIRDTEDPLTLQAIGKTGGLNIIDLANIHSCSFIATQDLGKVCNDNTFTVLGRFDNSDIRGCNLMVI; encoded by the coding sequence TTGCTACAAGATAATTTACTTAATACTTTTGCCATACAATATTATGTAATGGATAGCAAAGCTATTTTTAGCATACAGGACCCGATAGATTTTGAAGAAGTAGCACTTCAGGTATTTGAGTTGCAGTATAATAATAACCCGGTTTATCAATTATTCTGTACTTATCTTAAAAAATCACCTGAAAATGTTGCTACACTAAATGATATTCCTTTTTTACCAATCGAGTTTTTCAAATCAAAAAAAATACTTTCTTCCTCTAAAAAAGTAGAAAAAGTTTTTACCAGTAGTGGTACTACAGGTATGGCAACGAGTAAACACTATGTAGCAGAGATGTTGGTTTACGAAGAAAGTTATCTAAAATGCTTTGAAAGTTTCTATGGACCGGCAGAAGAGTATATTATTTTAGCCTTATTGCCTTCATATCTCGAAAGAGAAGGGTCATCACTTATCTATATGGTAAATGATCTTATAAAAAAGTCCGGGTATCCGGAAAGCGGATTTTACCTGCATAATCATTCTGAATTAGCCGAAAAGCTTGTTGCTTTAGACAGGGGAGACCGGAAAGTTTTACTCATTGGAGTATCTTTTGCTTTGTTAGATTTAGTTGAAAAATATAAATTCGGCTTAAATAATACCATTATAATGGAAACCGGGGGCATGAAAGGCCGCAGAAAAGAATTGATCAGGGAAGAACTTCATGCTGTTTTATGTGAAGGTTTTGGTATAAATAAAATCCACTCAGAATATGGTATGACCGAACTTTTGTCACAAGCGTATTCTTACGGGGACGGATTTTTTAAATGCCCCCCGTGGATGAAAGTTCTAATACGGGATACCGAAGACCCTTTAACATTGCAGGCAATTGGCAAAACAGGCGGATTGAATATTATAGACCTTGCCAATATTCATTCCTGTTCCTTTATTGCTACACAGGACCTTGGCAAGGTCTGTAATGATAATACTTTTACCGTACTGGGACGGTTTGATAATTCCGATATTAGGGGTTGTAACCTGATGGTCATATAA
- a CDS encoding T9SS type A sorting domain-containing protein: MNKFYLIFFLLVPFISVAQSSADGLSQDRKEQQVVDSPSSVVIEEDFKLIPNPVTDGYVTLKLANSRFFKYASVYDVLGKEVLIIKNVNSPVDISSLKAGVYIIAVTEIGKTSTRKLVIK, translated from the coding sequence ATGAACAAATTTTACTTAATATTCTTTTTACTGGTTCCTTTTATATCTGTTGCACAAAGCTCGGCTGACGGGCTTTCCCAGGATAGGAAGGAACAACAGGTTGTTGATTCACCTTCTTCTGTTGTTATAGAGGAGGATTTTAAGTTAATTCCCAATCCCGTAACCGATGGATATGTAACCCTTAAACTGGCAAATTCAAGATTTTTTAAATATGCATCTGTTTATGATGTGCTGGGAAAAGAAGTTTTAATCATTAAAAATGTTAATTCTCCGGTTGATATTTCATCCTTAAAAGCCGGGGTTTATATAATAGCAGTTACCGAAATAGGTAAAACTTCCACACGAAAACTGGTGATAAAGTAA
- a CDS encoding CARDB domain-containing protein, protein MDCNLTIENNGAGFADSSQVYIALTTNPNAYLDLSYNDPVLGFESLGVNSLNGNNEDTVTFSKFIGDNYLGLNFVNGQTYWLIVDVDYNNDVDESNESNSDNLWAFAFTYSSTSSKKLVLSKGQTLYISNNNIEIYDFSGNKVSTQKGSSPEEEKIIIDNLPKGYYIIKSGEKTTKIYND, encoded by the coding sequence ATAGATTGTAATTTAACCATTGAAAATAATGGGGCAGGTTTTGCTGATTCTTCACAGGTATACATAGCTTTAACAACTAATCCTAATGCATATCTTGACTTATCATATAACGACCCAGTACTTGGGTTTGAATCGTTAGGTGTAAATAGTTTAAATGGTAATAATGAAGATACGGTAACGTTTAGTAAATTCATTGGGGACAATTATTTGGGGCTCAATTTTGTGAATGGACAGACTTATTGGTTAATTGTTGATGTTGATTACAATAATGATGTTGATGAATCTAATGAAAGCAATAGTGACAATTTATGGGCTTTTGCATTTACATATAGTTCAACCTCTAGCAAGAAATTAGTTTTGTCAAAAGGGCAAACACTATATATTAGTAATAATAATATAGAAATCTACGACTTCTCCGGAAACAAAGTCTCTACCCAAAAAGGGAGTAGTCCTGAAGAGGAAAAAATCATAATAGACAATTTACCCAAGGGGTATTACATCATAAAAAGCGGAGAAAAAACAACCAAAATTTATAATGACTAA
- a CDS encoding response regulator transcription factor produces the protein MKKRDIKILLVDDEPDILEIVGYNLSSEGYQVSTAKNGVEAIAKAKKELPHLIILDVMMPEMDGIEACERIRKIPELSEAVIAFLTARGEDYSQVAGFEAGADDYITKPIKPKVLVSKVKALLRRVKEEEKVEEESIVKVGDIVINRDEYKILSGKEEIILPRKEFELLSLLASRPGKVFKREDILDKVWGNEVIVGGRTIDVHIRKLREKIGDDHFKTVKGVGYKFVL, from the coding sequence ATGAAAAAAAGAGACATTAAAATTTTGTTGGTAGATGATGAACCGGACATTCTTGAAATTGTAGGATATAACTTATCTTCGGAAGGTTACCAGGTATCCACTGCTAAAAATGGTGTTGAAGCCATAGCTAAAGCAAAAAAAGAATTACCCCATTTAATTATTCTTGATGTAATGATGCCTGAAATGGATGGTATTGAAGCCTGCGAAAGAATAAGGAAAATTCCCGAGTTAAGTGAAGCAGTCATCGCTTTTTTAACTGCCAGGGGCGAAGATTATTCCCAGGTAGCAGGATTTGAAGCCGGTGCAGATGACTACATTACAAAACCCATTAAACCAAAAGTTTTGGTAAGCAAAGTAAAAGCCTTACTAAGAAGGGTTAAAGAAGAAGAAAAAGTTGAAGAAGAAAGTATTGTAAAAGTAGGTGATATTGTAATAAACAGGGATGAGTATAAAATTTTAAGCGGTAAAGAAGAAATAATCCTTCCCCGAAAAGAATTTGAATTACTATCACTCCTTGCATCCCGGCCCGGAAAAGTATTTAAAAGAGAAGATATACTTGATAAAGTTTGGGGCAATGAGGTAATTGTGGGCGGAAGAACAATTGATGTACACATAAGAAAATTACGCGAAAAAATTGGAGATGACCATTTTAAAACCGTAAAAGGGGTAGGCTATAAGTTTGTCTTGTAA